One Bacteroidota bacterium genomic window carries:
- a CDS encoding AAA family ATPase: protein MKYTRQEHSNFLEEELQAQTKAFNQKLNTSAKFLLQEREELFVAQFLAFKDGEMILKFSTKRGLPRKGEYLYCFTVPKDLRDFRNWGEKTYGDLVKEKANFTETVCVWQAPSKDKDGNLEKDFYIAGFRGVEIEFSVNISEAEKMILLLGPNRPPFEYIANLQKIVQNNYSENVSSILDQDFLKTNWQPSLLDNKNDIPNFILSQLSLTDQVVLIGPPGTGKTYQIAEICKRLCEQGKSVLVTSLTNRALIEVVEKPALSNLLDNGMIFKTKISTDEKNEFPKLQPTKEINPQPSNLVLSTFFIASSEAAKLNDKPPFDYVIVDEASQALLAMFGAAKLLGKKNIWIGDTKQLPPVVAINDDKVSKKNYDFLVDGLKALSDTSSVPIFQLTETYRLPQRGSDYTGIFYNNSLKSRAKTEIRLSFPEIPDDINVFFNPQGGSTLIKADLEVGNKKPSNAIEIARMLVAHLLKVKENLHISVLSNYIDTVKALQKNIYGSIENPKNLLIETVARIQGLTTDITIFVIPNSGYNHSLEKRLFNVATSRSKRHTIIIADKDIISSYPHLDEDVKMYLQKLNDEYSFYYTTDKKLIASKTSVKNEPQVEEKLESQTGLKVLGKIDLSKFEKPKKEIVKGKENIYIIDTNVFVDQPDIISKIDKQYQVVLSAKVIDELDKLKVTLPTEQQKQNVQKAIKQINDSFDKRNIKMDTADLTLLPSDFDKKSPDNFILTVALKYKDENPIMLTSDNGLQLKSKGFGITTIKLKDFLKQMKY from the coding sequence ATGAAATATACAAGGCAAGAACATAGTAATTTTCTTGAAGAAGAGCTTCAAGCACAAACGAAAGCATTTAACCAAAAATTAAATACTTCCGCTAAGTTTTTGCTTCAAGAAAGAGAAGAGCTTTTTGTTGCTCAATTTCTAGCATTCAAAGACGGAGAAATGATACTAAAATTTTCTACTAAGCGAGGTTTGCCACGCAAAGGAGAATATTTGTATTGTTTTACCGTTCCAAAGGATTTAAGAGATTTTAGAAATTGGGGAGAAAAAACTTATGGCGATTTAGTAAAAGAAAAAGCAAATTTTACTGAAACGGTTTGTGTGTGGCAAGCACCTTCAAAAGACAAGGATGGAAATCTTGAAAAAGATTTTTATATCGCTGGTTTTCGGGGTGTAGAAATAGAATTTTCTGTCAATATTTCAGAGGCAGAAAAGATGATTTTGCTTTTGGGGCCAAATAGACCACCTTTTGAATACATTGCCAATCTTCAAAAAATAGTTCAGAACAACTATTCAGAAAACGTAAGTTCAATTTTAGACCAAGATTTTCTAAAAACAAATTGGCAACCTTCATTACTTGACAACAAAAACGACATCCCGAATTTCATATTAAGTCAACTATCCTTAACAGACCAAGTTGTATTAATTGGACCGCCTGGAACAGGCAAAACATATCAAATTGCTGAAATATGTAAACGTTTATGTGAACAAGGCAAATCGGTTTTAGTAACATCACTTACAAACAGAGCGTTAATTGAAGTTGTTGAAAAACCAGCATTATCAAATTTATTAGATAACGGTATGATTTTTAAAACTAAAATCTCAACCGATGAGAAAAATGAATTTCCAAAATTGCAACCGACAAAAGAAATAAATCCGCAACCAAGTAATTTAGTTTTATCAACATTCTTTATTGCAAGCAGCGAAGCCGCTAAATTAAATGACAAACCACCTTTTGATTATGTAATAGTTGATGAAGCAAGTCAAGCATTACTTGCTATGTTTGGTGCAGCAAAACTTTTAGGAAAGAAGAATATTTGGATTGGCGACACAAAACAGTTACCGCCTGTTGTTGCTATCAATGATGATAAAGTTAGTAAAAAGAATTATGATTTTTTAGTGGACGGTTTGAAAGCTCTTTCGGATACTTCATCAGTTCCTATTTTTCAATTGACTGAAACATACCGTTTGCCCCAAAGAGGTTCTGATTACACAGGAATATTTTATAACAATAGCCTTAAATCAAGAGCTAAGACAGAAATACGATTATCTTTTCCTGAAATTCCTGATGACATAAATGTGTTTTTCAACCCGCAAGGTGGTTCTACTCTCATAAAAGCGGATTTAGAGGTTGGAAACAAAAAACCTTCTAATGCTATAGAAATAGCCAGAATGTTAGTGGCTCATTTGTTGAAAGTCAAAGAAAATTTGCACATATCTGTTTTAAGTAATTACATTGACACAGTAAAAGCCCTGCAAAAAAATATCTACGGTTCTATTGAAAATCCGAAAAATTTACTCATTGAAACTGTTGCACGTATACAAGGGTTAACAACTGACATAACAATATTTGTAATTCCAAATTCAGGTTACAATCATTCATTAGAAAAGCGTTTGTTTAATGTTGCTACAAGCCGTTCAAAACGTCATACAATCATTATTGCAGATAAAGATATTATCAGTTCTTACCCCCATTTAGACGAAGACGTGAAAATGTATCTTCAAAAACTAAATGATGAATATTCATTTTATTACACCACTGATAAAAAACTAATTGCAAGCAAAACCTCAGTAAAGAATGAACCACAGGTTGAAGAAAAGTTAGAAAGCCAAACAGGATTAAAAGTTCTTGGCAAAATAGACCTTTCTAAGTTTGAAAAGCCTAAGAAAGAAATCGTTAAAGGGAAGGAAAATATTTACATTATTGACACCAATGTATTTGTTGACCAACCCGACATAATTTCAAAAATTGACAAACAGTATCAAGTTGTTTTATCAGCAAAAGTTATTGATGAATTAGACAAATTGAAAGTTACATTACCGACAGAACAACAAAAACAAAATGTTCAAAAGGCAATTAAACAAATCAATGACAGCTTTGACAAACGCAATATAAAAATGGACACAGCCGACCTGACTTTGTTACCAAGCGACTTTGACAAAAAATCGCCAGACAATTTTATTTTGACAGTTGCCCTAAAATACAAAGACGAAAATCCGATTATGCTTACGTCTGACAATGGTTTACAGCTTAAATCAAAAGGTTTCGGAATAACGACAATTAAACTTAAAGACTTTTTAAAACAAATGAAATATTAG
- a CDS encoding DUF559 domain-containing protein has translation MAEKAGIDKDTGLHRTGLEDYLKVIFPNISDWIHDKTLGKINGVSYRSRPDYRSEDLKLIIEFDGLPHYTNPDIIEKDLKNTDLYRDFGYKVIRIPYFIQLTNKAVETLFDVKVSEDLFYGAVPSLGIKGRNTPAYLCPAGIKRMAKDFKKFPEQYQTNIDALKRQNDIFKSGIDFLEKEYNKLD, from the coding sequence ATGGCTGAAAAGGCAGGCATTGATAAGGATACAGGACTTCATAGAACTGGACTTGAAGATTATCTAAAAGTAATTTTCCCAAACATAAGTGACTGGATACATGATAAAACATTAGGGAAAATTAATGGAGTATCATATAGGAGCCGTCCAGACTACAGAAGTGAAGACTTAAAACTAATTATCGAATTTGATGGACTTCCACATTATACAAATCCTGATATAATAGAAAAGGACTTAAAAAATACGGACTTATATAGGGATTTCGGATATAAGGTCATTAGGATTCCTTATTTTATACAATTGACTAATAAAGCAGTCGAAACTTTATTCGACGTTAAAGTTTCAGAGGATTTGTTTTATGGAGCTGTGCCATCTCTTGGGATTAAAGGACGAAATACACCTGCGTATTTATGTCCAGCAGGTATTAAACGAATGGCTAAGGATTTTAAGAAATTCCCAGAACAATATCAAACAAACATTGATGCCTTAAAAAGACAAAATGATATTTTTAAAAGTGGAATTGATTTTTTAGAAAAAGAATACAATAAATTAGATTAA
- a CDS encoding IS701 family transposase: MRNIERISEDLGANYHQMQHFITESNWDHRVLINQVAQEVSQVLPKRKLTGLIIDESGWVKKGDHSVGVGHQYCGNVGKLSNSQVAVFACLSNGDFASMVDARLYLPKAWCDDKTRCEKAGVPVKHRTFKTKLELALEIIRQQVTNGIIFDFIGGDGYYGNDVDFASSIDLLGYLYMLDIHKDQKIYLERPDLAIPERKSNKGREPKKLKATTDELSVSKYLQTLNDENWQRISVRNTAKGVLVADYHFIKLWIINNSKMQVEQRLLVIRKTKTKEGKDEIKYSFTNANLEQYTKKAIAYMQAQRYFVEHCIKESKQILGLDQFQTRKWLAWQHQVALNFLVSSFILKEKLHCFDDLPLLSARDIKEFITFKLYKQMTEEQMIDRIYDRHLKRQRDINYSYSKL, from the coding sequence ATGCGCAATATTGAAAGAATAAGCGAAGATTTGGGAGCTAACTACCATCAAATGCAGCACTTTATAACTGAGTCTAACTGGGATCATCGAGTTTTGATAAATCAAGTAGCCCAGGAAGTAAGCCAGGTTTTACCCAAAAGAAAACTTACAGGATTGATTATTGATGAAAGTGGTTGGGTAAAAAAAGGCGACCATAGCGTAGGCGTTGGACATCAATATTGTGGGAATGTAGGGAAACTATCAAATAGTCAGGTTGCGGTATTTGCTTGTTTAAGTAATGGGGATTTTGCATCAATGGTTGATGCCCGACTATACCTTCCCAAGGCTTGGTGTGACGACAAGACAAGATGCGAAAAAGCAGGCGTTCCTGTAAAGCACCGAACATTTAAAACTAAGCTCGAACTGGCATTAGAAATTATTCGCCAGCAAGTAACCAATGGCATCATCTTCGATTTTATTGGAGGCGATGGTTATTATGGTAACGATGTGGATTTTGCCAGCAGCATAGATTTGCTTGGTTATCTGTACATGCTGGATATCCATAAAGACCAAAAAATATATTTGGAACGTCCTGACTTGGCTATTCCCGAGCGAAAAAGCAATAAGGGTCGTGAACCCAAGAAATTAAAAGCAACTACAGACGAATTAAGTGTATCAAAATATTTACAGACTTTAAATGACGAAAATTGGCAGCGTATTAGTGTTCGTAATACAGCCAAAGGAGTTCTTGTAGCTGACTATCATTTTATAAAGCTTTGGATAATCAATAACAGTAAAATGCAAGTAGAGCAAAGGTTACTGGTTATCCGTAAAACGAAAACCAAAGAAGGCAAGGACGAAATAAAATATTCTTTTACCAATGCTAATCTTGAACAATACACTAAGAAAGCTATAGCCTATATGCAAGCACAACGGTACTTTGTAGAACATTGCATAAAAGAATCAAAACAGATACTCGGGCTAGACCAGTTTCAGACACGAAAATGGCTTGCATGGCAACACCAGGTTGCATTAAACTTTTTGGTCTCGTCATTTATTTTAAAAGAAAAATTGCATTGCTTTGATGATTTACCTTTACTATCGGCTCGTGATATTAAAGAATTTATCACTTTTAAACTTTATAAACAGATGACCGAAGAACAAATGATTGATAGAATTTATGACCGGCATTTAAAACGACAGCGTGATATAAATTACTCATATTCAAAATTGTAA
- a CDS encoding beta-lactamase family protein, whose protein sequence is MLLIRGSFQTHTSGIPDYIDNYPTQYDRLNNNDVLTSLKLKSYLYFQPGSDYRYSNSGYVLLALIIEKVSNIPFEDFIKQNILSPLDMDNTYFLDSINYLTDNRAIGYDSTGLVWDLPLFVHGDGGMISTVFDLHKWYRGLLSNKIISDSTFRLATQPNRLTNGDTTGYGQGFEILKTKLGFNIIGHRGGIGGSGAYFLFQPKDKNCIIVMTNNNCQRTEEMVERISMIMNDFDYKK, encoded by the coding sequence ATGCTACTAATTAGGGGAAGCTTTCAAACACACACCTCAGGGATTCCCGATTATATAGATAACTATCCAACACAATATGATAGATTAAACAATAATGATGTTTTAACCAGTCTAAAATTAAAGAGCTATCTTTATTTTCAACCTGGTTCAGATTATAGATATTCTAACTCTGGATATGTTTTATTGGCTCTAATAATAGAGAAAGTTTCAAATATACCATTTGAGGATTTTATAAAACAAAATATACTTTCCCCTCTTGATATGGATAATACATACTTCTTGGATTCAATAAATTATCTCACGGATAATAGGGCTATTGGATATGATTCTACCGGATTGGTTTGGGATTTGCCGTTGTTTGTTCATGGAGACGGAGGAATGATTTCAACCGTATTTGATTTACATAAGTGGTATCGAGGATTGCTTAGTAATAAAATAATTTCTGACTCTACATTTAGATTGGCAACCCAACCAAATAGATTAACAAATGGCGATACAACTGGATATGGACAGGGATTTGAAATATTAAAAACTAAACTGGGATTTAATATTATTGGACATCGGGGCGGGATTGGTGGTTCAGGAGCATATTTTTTATTTCAACCCAAGGATAAAAATTGTATAATTGTAATGACAAATAATAATTGTCAGAGGACTGAAGAAATGGTTGAGAGAATTTCAATGATAATGAATGATTTCGATTATAAAAAATAA
- a CDS encoding serine hydrolase, translating to MQNIIKIVPFFLILSFGSCGQDNHTKKIQKLVDYYIKDYKFNGNVIIYEDDKLIFQQSQGFVDYKTKRKLDFNIPFSIGSVTKTFTATCIMILKEQGKLNYTDTIGKFIQDLPHIINRISIQQLLT from the coding sequence ATGCAAAATATAATTAAAATAGTTCCATTTTTTTTAATATTATCTTTTGGTTCTTGCGGACAGGATAATCATACTAAGAAAATTCAGAAACTTGTTGATTATTATATTAAAGATTATAAATTTAATGGTAATGTAATCATATATGAAGATGATAAATTGATTTTTCAACAATCACAAGGATTTGTTGATTATAAAACAAAACGAAAACTTGACTTTAATATTCCTTTTAGTATTGGTTCTGTTACAAAAACATTTACTGCTACTTGTATAATGATTCTGAAGGAGCAAGGAAAGTTAAATTATACAGATACTATTGGCAAGTTTATTCAAGATTTACCCCATATCATAAATAGAATTTCAATTCAACAACTATTAACATGA
- a CDS encoding PorT family protein, protein MKQRFVLILALTLIGKLSYSQIIDRYGINVGTSYSTQIWDYKLVNVDSDNEYKFGLQAFLQAEKDFGKLLALRTEFGYIQKGFKNNLTLTSAEGTFIGTNNDNVILHDLALNLGLKIKLLKTDFSPYFLAGLRGDYMISYKDVEIEEPGSGLKFNMYESTIEDFNKFNIGGLIGLGIDIKDLIYFELEYNPNFTKNLDNAGLSIKDICWGAKIGLNINKLTE, encoded by the coding sequence ATGAAACAAAGATTTGTACTTATTCTTGCCTTGACATTAATAGGGAAACTTTCATACAGTCAGATAATTGACCGATATGGAATTAACGTTGGAACTTCATATTCTACTCAGATTTGGGATTACAAATTAGTAAACGTTGATTCAGATAATGAATATAAATTTGGACTTCAAGCTTTTTTGCAAGCGGAAAAGGATTTTGGAAAACTCTTAGCTCTGCGGACGGAATTTGGATACATACAAAAAGGATTTAAAAATAATTTAACACTTACTTCCGCAGAAGGAACTTTTATTGGAACAAATAATGACAATGTGATATTGCATGACTTAGCACTTAATCTTGGATTAAAAATAAAACTGTTGAAAACTGATTTTTCTCCATATTTTTTAGCTGGATTACGTGGCGATTATATGATTTCATATAAAGACGTAGAAATAGAAGAGCCTGGTTCTGGACTGAAATTTAATATGTATGAATCAACAATAGAAGATTTCAATAAATTTAATATTGGTGGATTAATCGGATTAGGAATTGACATCAAGGATTTGATATATTTTGAGTTAGAATACAATCCAAATTTCACAAAGAATCTTGACAACGCAGGATTGAGTATAAAAGATATTTGTTGGGGAGCAAAAATTGGATTAAACATTAATAAATTGACTGAATAA
- a CDS encoding helix-turn-helix transcriptional regulator, translating to MKANNKMNLEEFKDKHYGLKGTQSRDELENGYENFKLGALLQEARIEKGMTQAELAEKTGTTKSYISKIENNIKEVRLSTLQKIVQLGLGGQLDLSIRL from the coding sequence ATGAAAGCAAATAACAAAATGAACCTGGAAGAGTTCAAGGATAAACATTATGGTTTAAAAGGAACCCAATCAAGAGATGAACTTGAAAATGGTTACGAGAATTTTAAGCTTGGTGCATTACTGCAAGAGGCTAGAATTGAAAAGGGAATGACACAAGCGGAATTAGCAGAAAAAACAGGGACAACGAAATCCTATATTTCCAAGATTGAAAATAATATCAAGGAAGTTAGACTTTCGACTTTACAAAAAATAGTGCAATTAGGATTGGGTGGACAACTTGACCTTTCTATTAGATTGTAA
- a CDS encoding type II toxin-antitoxin system RelE/ParE family toxin — protein sequence MESKRKYRIAIFYKDYFERFFIEQTDKVKAKIIWTIELIEELERVPEVYLKHLESTNGLYEIRIKHGSDIFRIFCFFDQGKLIILANGFHKKTQKTPKKEIERALKIKEEYENESK from the coding sequence ATGGAATCAAAACGGAAATATAGGATTGCAATATTTTATAAAGATTATTTTGAAAGATTCTTTATTGAGCAAACGGATAAAGTAAAAGCGAAAATAATCTGGACGATTGAACTAATTGAGGAATTGGAAAGAGTTCCAGAGGTCTATCTAAAACATCTTGAATCAACTAATGGATTGTACGAGATTAGAATTAAACACGGAAGTGATATTTTTAGAATATTCTGCTTTTTTGACCAAGGAAAACTCATAATTCTGGCAAATGGTTTTCATAAAAAAACACAGAAAACACCTAAGAAAGAGATTGAGCGTGCACTAAAAATTAAGGAGGAATACGAAAATGAAAGCAAATAA